Proteins co-encoded in one Syntrophus gentianae genomic window:
- a CDS encoding DnaB-like helicase C-terminal domain-containing protein, translated as MTEQKKDFEEKMGAAHEAEVDPDRRQMEEAILATIAKVGPDDPFSITFDKTYGEEMLAFSRPDLEAIARALWSLVCLNLTAADPALMRGKLQASGEGEKVHDAVLAGILDGSKAVDTSIARGYIEKLHILSKYDAAKATGHEYLNAIEKAKKEGKGVEGVVADLSKKVFNLAKEKKLLREYDPEVIAAYGFLDTLKERRTEGRDWLGLDCGFRYMNEVLNGLPEGVIILAGAPSCGKTTLAKQIADHVAQVEKVPVLFYSFEQSAEELRIKSLARLSHVDSRVIGKGRTNDETWKEVEKAAAHYIQGPGEYLTIVEADRNDTIEAIWAAALMAKRKAGGKPILLILDYLQIIPAGKDAPDAIREKINWNLSELRRLSRDLKSPVLVISSQNRETYKGNKQPTLASLKESGGMEYSADVVICLWRKKGKSESMETDRVRHDVTCPKTIRVEAYVLKNRNGHLTKVKLDFTPAWADFGEDGKGDLSYNEALG; from the coding sequence ATGACTGAGCAAAAGAAGGACTTTGAAGAGAAAATGGGCGCCGCGCATGAAGCGGAAGTCGATCCTGACCGCCGTCAGATGGAAGAAGCGATCCTGGCGACGATCGCAAAGGTCGGTCCTGACGATCCTTTCTCCATAACCTTTGATAAAACCTATGGCGAAGAAATGCTGGCCTTCAGTCGGCCCGATCTGGAAGCCATCGCCCGGGCGCTGTGGTCTCTGGTCTGTTTAAACTTAACCGCTGCCGATCCGGCACTTATGAGAGGCAAGCTGCAAGCCTCCGGGGAAGGGGAAAAGGTCCATGACGCTGTCCTGGCTGGCATCCTGGACGGGTCAAAGGCCGTGGATACTTCCATCGCACGTGGATACATTGAAAAGCTGCACATCCTGAGTAAATACGACGCCGCTAAGGCTACCGGGCATGAATATCTGAATGCAATCGAAAAGGCAAAGAAGGAAGGAAAGGGCGTGGAAGGCGTTGTTGCTGATCTGTCGAAAAAGGTCTTCAATCTGGCAAAAGAGAAGAAACTGCTGCGGGAATATGATCCCGAAGTCATTGCCGCTTATGGCTTCCTGGATACGCTGAAGGAACGCCGAACGGAGGGACGGGACTGGCTGGGCCTGGACTGTGGCTTCCGGTACATGAACGAAGTATTGAACGGTCTGCCCGAAGGGGTCATCATCCTGGCGGGTGCCCCTTCCTGTGGAAAGACCACGCTGGCGAAACAAATTGCGGACCACGTCGCACAAGTCGAGAAAGTCCCAGTTTTGTTCTATTCCTTTGAACAATCCGCCGAAGAATTAAGGATCAAGTCGCTGGCGCGTCTGTCTCACGTGGACTCAAGGGTCATCGGGAAGGGGCGCACGAATGACGAAACATGGAAAGAAGTCGAAAAGGCTGCCGCTCATTATATCCAAGGGCCTGGGGAATATTTGACCATCGTCGAAGCTGACCGGAATGATACCATCGAAGCGATCTGGGCCGCCGCACTCATGGCAAAGCGGAAGGCCGGGGGCAAGCCGATTCTTCTGATTCTGGATTATCTTCAAATCATCCCAGCCGGGAAGGATGCGCCGGATGCGATCCGGGAAAAGATAAACTGGAATCTGTCAGAACTTCGCCGTCTGTCGCGTGATCTGAAGTCGCCTGTTCTGGTCATATCATCCCAGAACCGGGAAACATACAAGGGGAACAAACAGCCCACGCTGGCAAGCCTGAAGGAATCCGGAGGAATGGAGTATTCTGCCGATGTCGTCATCTGTCTATGGCGAAAGAAGGGAAAATCGGAAAGCATGGAAACCGACCGCGTCCGTCATGACGTTACGTGCCCGAAGACAATCCGAGTCGAAGCGTACGTCCTGAAGAACCGCAACGGGCACCTTACAAAAGTGAAGCTGGACTTCACCCCCGCCTGGGCGGACTTTGGCGAAGACGGTAAAGGTGATCTGAGCTATAACGAAGCCCTTGGTTAG
- a CDS encoding GH36-type glycosyl hydrolase domain-containing protein has protein sequence MYASFEPPLRSELLSASQMEQHGKTLAAAHTLSTDHPPEQLLARLGENESMLLGVRELLSKAVKENRRITPAGEWLLDNFYLIEEQIRTAKSHLPKGYSKGLPRLNKGPSRGLPRVYDIALETISHGDGRVDTESLSSFVTAYQTVTVLMLGELWAIPIMLRLALIENLRRVATRIAADRIGRNRADYWADKLTETAERNPKDLILVIADMARSKPPMVSSFVAELTRRLQGQGPALALPLTWIEQQLSESSLTIEQLVQSENQQQAADQLSISNSIGSLRFLGAMDWRKFVETMSIVEQTLREDPADVYDRMDFATRDSYRHVVENIAKGSRLSEPEVARAAIRLAGEGKNRVDGDDRTNHVGFYLIDEGLTQLEGHAGVRLSFPESLQKVIHRSPLFFYLGTIGVLTAIFTGCLLAEAHSTGLRGPWMWIIGAISLLCVSQLAIALVNWLTTRLVAPQPLPRMDFSKGIPPESTALVVVPTMITGTESIEHLMEALEVRFLANRDENLRFVLLTDFRDAGEEILPDDGPLLLLARQRIEELNEKYRTSKNDTFFLFHRPRRFNPQDQIWMGYERKRGKLAELNSFLRGGSRACFSLIVGNTEGLEKVRYIITLDTDTQLPRDAAWQLVGAMAHPLNRPQYDEKRQRICAGYGILQPRVAVSLPGTNRSRYARMWASDAGIDPYTRVVSDVYQDLFGEGSFIGKGIYEVDAFERALRGRFPENRILSHDLIEGCYARAGLLSDVQLYEEYPSRYSADVNRRHRWIRGDWQLFRWMLPGVPGPDARFQKNPLSMLARWKMFDNLRRSLLPLALTLLLLLGWTVLPSPWFWTLSVMGILLIPSLIVSLLDLFQKPGDVLPSQHMLATLRGSGMSLGQTTFTLLCLPYEAFFSMDAVLRTLWRLLVAKKRLLEWNPSGDADRTSRKGLTGACRTMWIAPVVAVITTLCLALLRPGALIYALPVLLLWFISPGVAWWISEPLGRREASLSSDQINFLRKISRKTWGFFETFVGPEDHWLPPDNYQEHHLAKVAHRTSPTNMGLALLANLSAWDFGYISAGQLIERTAKALRTMATMERHKGHFYNWYDTESLKPLLPRYISTVDSGNLAAHLLTLRAGLTALPDEKILQSKVFAGLLDTARILLDVAGDTVPPRFSQVRETLESLCAAGPDTLAAAREALIGIASSAREGVHGLDAAPESQAAEWARTFAGECRAALAELEFLAPWIVGPLPAEVLGTFPDLGEIPTLRKLSHLDEELLPAMEERHTGTPEERKQLDELRGAVTEASIRARARIAVIEDLASQSGELARIDYDFLYDETRHLLAIGYNISENRQDASYYDLLASEARLSSFVAIAQGKLPQESWFALGRLLTTAAGEPILLSWSGSMFEYLMPLLIMPTYEQTLLDETYKAVVARQIEYGKKRGVPWGISESGHNTIDGHLNYQYGPFGVPGLGLKRGLAGDLVVAPYASALALMVAPEEACLNLVELAASGLEGKYGFYEAIDYTPTHLPRGQTSAVVRSFMAHHQGMSLLSLASLLLNRPMQKRFESEPSFQAIMLLLQERVPKATAFYSHTTELAEVQTALQDATEMPIRVYKSPDTPIPEVQLLSNGRYHVMITNAGGGYSRWKDLDVTRWREDSTCDNWGAFCYIRDLATGAFWSTAYQPTLKAYQQYEAIFSEGRAEFRRRDQDFETHTEIAVSPEDDIELRRITITNRARAPRTIELTSYAEVVLAPPAQDALHPAFSNLFVQTEIIRGQKAILCTRRPRSLEEQSPWMFHLMAVHGAETGEVSYETDRMRFIGRGNTVADPEAMRGSSGLSGSEGSVLDPIVAIRHSITLDPEKAATIIIVTGIAETRNACLALVGKYQDRHLADRVFDLAWTHSQVLLRQINATEADAQLYGRLAASVLYANPSLRAGPEDLLKNRRGQSGLWGYSVSGDLPIVLLQIEDQANINLVRQLVQAHAYWRLKGLAVDLVIWNEDHAGYRQLLHEQIMGLIAAGTEVNVTDRPGGIFLRPSDQISKDDRVLFQAVARVIITDRRGKLTDQFRNRRFTEGMLPAPLKIRTSRGDYPAIAAKPRQDLMFGNGLGGFTPDGREYVISTARGQVTPAPWVNVLANPLFGTVVSENGLAYTWSENAHEFRLTPWHNDPVSDSSGEAFYIRDEERGHFWSPMPLPSRGATPYVTRHGFGYSVFEHTERGISTEVWVYVALDAAVKFTVLKVRNLSDRSRRLSATGYVEWVLGDLRSKSAMHVITEINPTSGALFARNPYSTEFGNRTAFFNVDDVTRTMSGDRMEFLGRNGTLANPAAMKRSLLSGRVGSALDPCGAIQVAFELAAGEEREIVFTLGAGQEADDACNLARRFQGSVAAREALEAIWQYWNHALGAVQVETPDPSVNILANGWLLYQTLACRLWGRSGYYQSGGAFGFRDQLQDVMALIHAEPRLVREHLLLSASRQFVEGDVQHWWHPPSGRGVRTHCSDDFLWLPWATCHYVLTTGDSGILDEPVHFLKGRPVNVDEDSYYDLPGRSEEKTSLYNHCVRAITRNLKFGEHGLPLIGSGDWNDGMNMVGKDGKGESVWLAFFMYEVLMRFTGIARLHGDLPFAERCEREAGKLSRNIEENAWDGEWYLRAFFDDGTPLGSAGNPECRIDSIAQSWSVLSGAGSTTRSHMAMDAVDKHLVRRDSSLIQLLEPPFDKSSLNPGYIKGYVPGVRENGGQYTHGAIWAAMAFAALGDDRRAWELLAMINPINHGKSTEGIETYKVEPYVVAADVYAVPPHTGRGGWTWYTGAAGWMYRLIMEYLLGLRLDIDRLQVVPCLPAHWEGFTVHYRYRETIYHIKVVQRHTGEDEGSVTVDGVVQRELTIPLEDDHREHFAEVIMASIGPSSNSSLVNSRFTR, from the coding sequence ATGTACGCCTCTTTCGAGCCGCCCCTTAGATCTGAGTTGCTCAGCGCCTCCCAGATGGAGCAACACGGCAAGACCCTTGCTGCAGCACACACATTGAGCACAGACCATCCTCCCGAACAACTTCTGGCGCGGCTGGGTGAGAATGAAAGCATGCTCCTTGGCGTTCGTGAACTCCTGTCAAAGGCCGTTAAAGAAAACCGGAGGATTACACCGGCCGGGGAATGGCTTCTCGACAACTTCTACCTTATCGAAGAACAGATTCGAACAGCTAAAAGTCACCTGCCGAAGGGATACAGCAAGGGACTGCCCCGCCTGAACAAGGGTCCGTCAAGAGGTCTCCCCCGTGTGTACGACATTGCCCTGGAGACGATCTCCCACGGCGACGGCAGGGTGGATACTGAGAGTCTCAGCAGTTTCGTAACCGCCTATCAGACCGTCACCGTGCTCATGCTGGGTGAATTATGGGCCATCCCCATCATGCTGCGCCTGGCTCTGATCGAGAATCTCCGGCGCGTTGCAACGCGGATTGCCGCCGACAGAATCGGGCGGAATCGTGCCGATTACTGGGCGGACAAGCTTACGGAGACCGCCGAGCGGAACCCGAAGGATTTAATCCTGGTCATTGCCGACATGGCGCGCTCGAAGCCGCCCATGGTCAGTTCCTTTGTTGCAGAGCTTACACGCCGTCTGCAGGGTCAGGGGCCCGCTCTCGCATTGCCCCTGACCTGGATTGAGCAGCAGCTCTCCGAGTCGAGTCTGACGATTGAACAGTTGGTACAGTCAGAGAACCAGCAACAGGCGGCGGATCAGCTTTCCATCAGCAACAGCATCGGCAGCCTCCGTTTCCTGGGGGCCATGGATTGGCGCAAGTTCGTCGAGACCATGAGCATTGTCGAACAGACCCTCCGCGAGGATCCTGCCGACGTGTATGACAGGATGGATTTCGCCACCCGCGATTCGTACCGTCATGTGGTGGAGAACATTGCGAAGGGCAGCCGATTATCCGAACCCGAGGTGGCACGCGCTGCGATCCGCCTTGCCGGGGAAGGCAAAAACAGGGTAGACGGCGACGATCGGACGAATCATGTCGGCTTCTACCTCATCGACGAAGGGTTGACTCAGCTCGAAGGGCATGCCGGGGTGCGCCTATCTTTTCCTGAGTCCCTTCAGAAGGTCATTCACCGCTCTCCTTTGTTCTTCTATCTAGGCACGATCGGTGTGCTTACGGCGATCTTCACCGGGTGTCTGCTTGCCGAGGCCCATTCCACCGGGTTACGCGGCCCCTGGATGTGGATCATCGGCGCAATCTCGCTTCTCTGTGTAAGCCAGTTGGCGATAGCCCTGGTAAACTGGCTTACGACGCGCCTTGTGGCGCCCCAGCCCCTGCCCCGCATGGACTTCTCCAAAGGAATCCCTCCGGAATCGACTGCCCTGGTCGTGGTTCCGACGATGATTACAGGTACAGAAAGCATCGAGCATCTAATGGAGGCGCTGGAGGTCAGGTTCCTCGCCAATAGAGACGAAAACCTCCGCTTTGTCCTGCTCACCGATTTTCGGGACGCCGGCGAGGAAATCCTGCCCGATGATGGGCCGCTCCTGTTGCTGGCCCGGCAGAGAATCGAAGAGCTGAACGAAAAATACAGAACTTCAAAAAACGATACCTTTTTCCTTTTCCACCGTCCACGCCGCTTCAATCCCCAGGATCAGATCTGGATGGGTTACGAACGTAAGCGAGGAAAGCTGGCGGAACTGAATTCTTTTCTCCGGGGCGGTTCAAGAGCCTGCTTTTCGCTCATCGTCGGCAATACGGAAGGATTGGAGAAGGTTAGATACATCATTACTCTGGACACGGATACGCAACTCCCGCGTGACGCGGCATGGCAGCTTGTGGGAGCCATGGCCCACCCGCTGAACCGTCCGCAATACGATGAAAAAAGACAACGCATCTGTGCCGGGTACGGGATCCTTCAGCCACGGGTGGCAGTGAGTCTGCCCGGCACGAACCGGTCACGGTATGCCCGCATGTGGGCAAGCGATGCAGGTATCGATCCCTACACCCGTGTTGTCTCTGATGTGTACCAGGACCTCTTCGGGGAAGGTTCCTTTATCGGTAAGGGCATCTATGAGGTGGATGCCTTCGAGCGGGCCCTCAGGGGACGTTTTCCTGAGAACCGGATTTTAAGCCACGATCTCATCGAAGGGTGTTATGCGCGGGCAGGTCTTCTGAGCGATGTGCAGCTCTACGAGGAATACCCCTCTCGCTACAGCGCAGACGTGAACCGCAGGCATCGCTGGATTCGTGGGGACTGGCAGCTTTTTCGCTGGATGCTGCCCGGCGTCCCCGGCCCGGATGCACGTTTTCAGAAGAATCCCCTCTCGATGCTCGCCCGCTGGAAGATGTTCGACAACCTCCGGCGCAGTCTCCTGCCTTTGGCGTTGACCCTTCTGCTTCTCCTGGGCTGGACGGTTTTACCTTCTCCCTGGTTCTGGACCCTGTCGGTGATGGGTATTCTCCTGATCCCGTCCTTGATTGTCTCTCTGCTGGATCTTTTTCAGAAGCCGGGCGATGTCCTTCCCAGTCAGCACATGCTCGCCACTTTGCGGGGGAGCGGCATGAGCCTTGGCCAGACGACATTTACGCTCCTCTGTCTGCCCTATGAGGCATTTTTCAGTATGGACGCTGTGTTGCGCACTCTCTGGCGCCTGCTGGTTGCAAAAAAGCGTCTTCTCGAATGGAACCCTTCAGGAGACGCCGACCGCACAAGCCGGAAAGGCCTGACCGGCGCCTGCCGGACCATGTGGATCGCCCCGGTTGTTGCTGTCATCACGACGCTCTGTCTTGCGCTTTTGAGGCCGGGGGCGTTGATTTACGCCCTGCCTGTGCTGCTCCTCTGGTTTATCTCCCCCGGAGTAGCCTGGTGGATCAGTGAGCCCCTTGGCCGCCGGGAAGCAAGTCTCAGTTCCGACCAGATCAACTTTCTGAGAAAGATTTCCCGAAAGACGTGGGGGTTCTTCGAAACCTTCGTCGGTCCGGAGGATCATTGGCTTCCTCCCGATAACTACCAGGAACATCACCTTGCCAAGGTTGCCCATCGTACGTCGCCGACCAACATGGGGCTTGCGCTTCTTGCCAATTTATCCGCCTGGGATTTCGGTTACATCTCTGCAGGGCAACTTATCGAGCGCACAGCCAAGGCACTCCGGACGATGGCAACCATGGAGCGCCACAAAGGACACTTTTACAACTGGTATGACACAGAGTCACTGAAACCTCTGCTGCCGAGATATATTTCAACGGTGGACAGCGGAAATCTTGCCGCCCATCTGTTGACCTTGCGGGCAGGCCTCACGGCACTCCCTGATGAGAAAATATTACAATCCAAGGTATTTGCCGGTCTTCTCGATACGGCTCGAATTCTTCTGGACGTCGCCGGGGATACCGTTCCACCCCGGTTCTCTCAAGTGCGGGAGACGTTGGAGTCTCTTTGCGCCGCCGGGCCGGATACGCTTGCGGCAGCACGAGAGGCTCTTATCGGGATTGCCTCGTCGGCCCGGGAAGGAGTTCATGGCCTTGACGCCGCCCCTGAGAGCCAGGCTGCGGAGTGGGCGCGGACCTTTGCAGGTGAATGCCGGGCCGCCCTCGCTGAGCTGGAATTTCTGGCGCCGTGGATCGTAGGGCCTCTCCCCGCCGAGGTGCTCGGTACTTTCCCTGATCTCGGCGAGATTCCGACGCTGCGCAAATTGTCCCATCTTGACGAAGAGTTACTGCCGGCAATGGAGGAACGACACACCGGGACGCCGGAGGAGCGGAAGCAGCTTGACGAGCTTCGTGGGGCGGTCACGGAAGCAAGCATCCGGGCCAGGGCGAGAATCGCGGTTATCGAAGACCTTGCCTCGCAATCCGGCGAACTTGCCCGGATCGATTATGACTTCCTCTATGACGAGACTCGCCATCTGTTGGCTATTGGCTATAACATCAGCGAAAACCGGCAGGACGCAAGTTACTATGATTTACTGGCTTCGGAAGCGAGGCTCTCCAGCTTTGTCGCCATTGCCCAGGGGAAATTACCGCAGGAGAGCTGGTTTGCCCTGGGGCGGCTCCTTACGACCGCCGCCGGAGAACCGATTCTCCTTTCCTGGAGCGGCTCCATGTTCGAATACCTTATGCCTCTCCTCATCATGCCCACCTATGAGCAGACGCTGCTCGACGAGACCTATAAAGCGGTTGTGGCCAGGCAGATCGAGTATGGGAAAAAGCGGGGCGTACCCTGGGGGATTTCGGAATCGGGGCATAACACGATCGACGGTCACCTCAATTATCAGTATGGTCCCTTCGGCGTGCCCGGCCTGGGGCTTAAACGCGGGTTGGCCGGAGATCTGGTTGTTGCCCCCTATGCCTCGGCGCTGGCGCTCATGGTGGCGCCTGAAGAGGCCTGCCTCAATCTCGTAGAACTTGCCGCTTCGGGACTTGAGGGGAAGTATGGCTTTTATGAAGCCATTGACTACACCCCAACGCATTTGCCCCGTGGACAAACGAGTGCAGTGGTTCGGTCCTTCATGGCTCATCATCAGGGCATGAGTCTCCTCTCTCTGGCCTCTCTGCTCCTCAACCGCCCCATGCAGAAGCGATTCGAGTCAGAGCCATCGTTTCAGGCCATTATGCTTTTACTTCAGGAGCGGGTGCCAAAGGCCACAGCCTTCTACTCCCACACGACCGAGCTTGCCGAGGTGCAGACAGCCTTGCAGGACGCAACAGAGATGCCGATCCGCGTCTACAAGAGCCCCGACACCCCCATACCGGAAGTGCAGTTGTTGTCCAACGGCAGATATCACGTGATGATCACAAACGCGGGCGGCGGTTACAGCCGCTGGAAAGACCTGGACGTGACACGGTGGCGGGAAGACAGCACCTGCGATAATTGGGGGGCATTCTGTTATATCCGTGACCTCGCAACGGGCGCTTTCTGGTCAACGGCATACCAACCCACCCTCAAGGCCTATCAGCAGTACGAAGCGATCTTCTCGGAAGGACGGGCGGAGTTCCGCCGCCGGGATCAGGACTTCGAAACCCATACGGAAATTGCGGTTTCCCCTGAGGATGACATCGAGCTGCGCCGGATTACCATCACGAACCGGGCACGGGCACCTAGAACGATCGAGTTAACGAGTTATGCGGAAGTTGTTCTTGCACCGCCTGCTCAGGACGCACTGCACCCGGCCTTCAGCAATCTCTTTGTCCAGACCGAGATCATCCGCGGGCAGAAGGCAATACTCTGCACGCGCCGGCCCCGCTCCCTGGAGGAACAGTCCCCGTGGATGTTTCATCTCATGGCCGTACACGGGGCCGAGACAGGGGAAGTTTCCTATGAGACCGACCGGATGCGGTTTATCGGCCGCGGGAACACCGTTGCCGATCCGGAAGCGATGAGAGGCTCTTCGGGACTATCGGGCAGTGAGGGCTCCGTGCTCGATCCGATTGTCGCGATCCGGCATTCCATCACCCTGGATCCGGAAAAAGCGGCAACCATCATTATCGTCACCGGTATTGCCGAAACAAGGAATGCCTGCCTGGCCCTTGTCGGAAAATACCAGGACCGGCATCTCGCCGATCGTGTCTTCGATCTGGCGTGGACCCACAGCCAGGTCTTGCTGCGGCAGATCAATGCCACGGAAGCCGATGCACAGCTTTATGGACGTCTTGCTGCTTCCGTCCTGTACGCGAATCCCTCGCTCAGGGCCGGTCCGGAGGACCTCCTCAAAAACCGCCGTGGCCAATCCGGCCTCTGGGGCTACTCGGTTTCCGGTGATCTTCCCATCGTGTTGCTGCAGATCGAAGATCAGGCCAACATCAACCTGGTGCGACAACTCGTTCAGGCCCACGCATACTGGCGTCTCAAGGGACTGGCGGTGGACCTGGTGATCTGGAACGAAGATCACGCCGGTTACCGGCAACTTCTTCACGAACAGATCATGGGGCTCATCGCCGCAGGGACGGAAGTCAACGTGACCGATCGACCCGGTGGCATTTTCTTAAGACCTTCCGACCAGATATCGAAAGACGACCGCGTTCTTTTCCAGGCGGTTGCCCGCGTCATCATCACTGACCGCAGGGGAAAGCTTACGGACCAGTTCCGGAACCGGCGCTTTACGGAAGGAATGTTGCCGGCCCCTCTGAAAATACGAACCTCACGGGGCGATTACCCGGCAATCGCGGCAAAGCCTCGTCAGGACCTCATGTTTGGGAACGGACTCGGAGGGTTCACTCCTGATGGTCGGGAGTATGTTATCTCGACGGCCCGCGGGCAGGTGACACCGGCGCCGTGGGTGAATGTCCTGGCTAATCCGCTTTTCGGAACCGTTGTCTCAGAGAACGGTCTTGCCTACACCTGGAGCGAAAACGCCCACGAGTTTCGCCTCACCCCCTGGCACAACGATCCTGTCAGCGATTCGAGCGGAGAAGCCTTTTATATTCGGGATGAAGAGCGCGGCCACTTCTGGTCCCCCATGCCGCTGCCCAGCCGCGGAGCCACGCCCTATGTCACCCGCCATGGATTCGGCTACAGCGTCTTTGAGCACACGGAGCGTGGTATCAGCACAGAGGTGTGGGTATACGTGGCCCTGGACGCTGCCGTCAAGTTTACGGTGCTGAAGGTGCGCAACCTCTCAGACCGGTCACGGCGACTTTCAGCCACCGGATACGTGGAGTGGGTGCTGGGTGATTTGAGATCCAAATCAGCTATGCACGTCATTACGGAGATCAACCCGACCAGCGGCGCCCTCTTTGCGCGGAACCCTTACAGCACTGAATTCGGCAATCGAACGGCGTTTTTCAACGTGGATGATGTAACCCGGACGATGAGCGGCGACCGGATGGAATTTCTCGGGCGTAACGGAACGCTCGCTAATCCCGCCGCCATGAAGCGGTCACTGCTCTCCGGCAGGGTCGGCAGCGCCCTGGATCCATGCGGCGCCATCCAGGTGGCCTTTGAGCTGGCAGCAGGGGAAGAGCGCGAGATCGTCTTCACCCTGGGCGCCGGACAGGAGGCCGATGACGCCTGCAACCTGGCACGACGCTTCCAGGGATCGGTCGCGGCCCGTGAGGCCCTTGAAGCCATTTGGCAGTACTGGAACCACGCCCTCGGCGCCGTTCAGGTGGAGACACCTGATCCGTCCGTCAACATCCTGGCCAACGGCTGGCTCTTATACCAGACCCTGGCCTGCCGCCTCTGGGGACGGAGCGGTTACTACCAGTCCGGAGGCGCCTTTGGCTTCCGCGACCAGTTGCAGGACGTAATGGCCCTCATTCATGCCGAGCCACGCCTGGTGCGGGAGCACCTTCTCCTCAGTGCGAGCCGTCAGTTTGTAGAGGGTGATGTTCAGCACTGGTGGCACCCACCCTCAGGCCGGGGCGTACGCACCCACTGCTCGGACGATTTCCTCTGGCTTCCCTGGGCGACGTGCCACTACGTTCTGACCACGGGGGATTCGGGGATCCTGGATGAACCCGTCCACTTTCTCAAGGGACGCCCGGTCAACGTCGATGAGGACTCCTATTACGATCTACCCGGCAGATCCGAAGAAAAGACGAGTCTCTACAATCACTGTGTACGAGCGATCACGAGGAACCTCAAGTTTGGCGAGCATGGCCTGCCGCTTATCGGTTCCGGCGACTGGAACGACGGCATGAACATGGTGGGTAAAGACGGCAAGGGTGAAAGTGTCTGGCTTGCATTCTTCATGTACGAGGTACTTATGCGGTTCACCGGGATTGCACGCCTGCATGGGGATCTGCCCTTCGCCGAACGTTGTGAGAGAGAAGCAGGCAAGCTGAGCAGAAACATCGAGGAAAATGCCTGGGATGGTGAGTGGTACCTCCGGGCTTTCTTCGACGACGGAACGCCCCTCGGTTCAGCGGGCAATCCCGAATGCAGGATCGATTCCATTGCACAAAGCTGGTCGGTCCTGTCCGGGGCAGGGAGCACCACACGCTCACACATGGCCATGGATGCAGTGGATAAGCACCTCGTGCGCAGGGACTCCTCGTTGATTCAGCTTCTCGAACCGCCCTTCGACAAGTCTTCTCTAAATCCCGGTTATATCAAGGGGTATGTTCCCGGCGTCCGGGAAAACGGCGGGCAATACACGCATGGGGCCATCTGGGCCGCCATGGCCTTCGCTGCCCTGGGTGACGACAGACGGGCGTGGGAGCTCCTTGCCATGATCAACCCGATAAATCATGGGAAATCCACCGAAGGGATTGAAACTTACAAAGTGGAGCCCTACGTTGTCGCGGCTGACGTATATGCCGTCCCGCCCCACACAGGTCGCGGTGGATGGACGTGGTACACGGGGGCAGCCGGCTGGATGTACCGGCTGATCATGGAATACCTCCTGGGTCTGAGACTTGACATAGACAGACTTCAAGTCGTCCCCTGTCTCCCGGCCCATTGGGAGGGCTTCACGGTGCACTACCGGTACAGGGAGACCATTTACCATATCAAGGTCGTGCAGAGACACACGGGCGAAGATGAGGGGAGCGTCACCGTTGACGGGGTCGTACAACGGGAGCTGACGATTCCCCTTGAAGACGATCACCGGGAACACTTCGCAGAAGTGATCATGGCGTCAATTGGGCCGTCTTCCAATTCCTCCTTGGTGAATTCCCGTTTTACCAGGTGA